TCGTGGCGGGGAGTTCGCCGGGACGCAGGATCGTGTGCCGGTCGACGAGCGGCCGCGGCGGGGCCTGCGATCTCGGGGAGGTCTGGAAGGCGGTCTCCGTCGACGAGCTCCGCGTGACAACCTCGGTTGGCTCCCCCGGGTCGTCCGCGTCGGACCCCTCTCAGACAATCAGGTACGTATACGACAAATTATACGAGGGTGATCACGATCCGGTTCCGCGGCGTAGCCGGCTGAGGGGGAATCAAGGGGACTAGTGCGACTGCGGCTTGCACCTGGGGCAGGGGATCAGTTCCGTCAGCAGGGCTTCGTACAGGGTGATAGTCTCCGGCCCGCTCGTCGGGCGGCAACGTTTGTCCAGCCCCGTGTGATAGACGGTGCCTCTCCCTGTGGGGCCGCTGGGAGCATGCCGCCACTGCGAGGCGACCACTGTCGTCTCCAACTGATCCAAGTGCCGCTGCACTTGCTCCAGTTCAGCTTTCAGTTCCTGCTGACGTGTGCGAAGCCGTGTGCGTGCGTCGGCGGCAGATTCCATCTCGGCTTCGGTCCTCTCGCGGTGAGCAGGGGCGCCGGCGGGGCGCCCCTCGCGAACGTACACCGTGAGCCATCTCCACCGACCGTGGTTCTCGAGGGTCACTCTGTGCTGCGCCGGATGTGAGCTCATCGCGGGCCAGACATGATGATCCCCGCGGCGCTCAGGGCGGCAACACGGGGACCGTTCGATGCGTTCGATTCTTCGTCAGGAGCGATCCTAAGCCGCTGTTCTCGTCGAGGCGATCAACGACGCTGACGAGGCTCCTCGACGAACTTGGCTCCAGCGGAGCCGACGACGAGACGCGTGCGACCGCAGAGGAGACAGCCCGGCTGCTCCGCGCGGCCATGGGATTCCCCGCCGGCTGAACAGCTCCTCGGCGTATTTCGCCAACTCGCTGTCCCGGACGGCGGGCAGGCTCCATGCTCCTGACGTGGCAGTCTCACTCCGGCGCAAGCGCGAGGCCCCCCGGGGCCGGTACACACCGAACCTCTGGCCCGTCTGGTTCGTGGCACTCGTGGCGCTGATAGCCGCCGGTGCCCTCGGCTGGGTCATCTACCACTACGCCTACGACCACTTCGCGCAGGCGGCCGCCGACCAGAAGCCGCCCAAGCCGGTCAACATCAATGACGTCCTCAAAGCCACCGTGACGGCCCTGACCCTGATCGGTGCCGTCCTCGCCGGTCTCTACGCCTACCGCAAACAGCTCCTCGCCGAGGGCGACGCACACCGCGCGGACGCAAGTCAGCTCGCCGACCGCTACACCACCGCTGCCGAACAGCTCGGTCACGACCAAGCCGCGGTCCGCCTCGCCGGCGTCTACGCCCTCGCCCGCCTCGCCGACGACTGGGCAGAACAACGCCAGGTCTGCATCGACGTCCTGTGCGCCTACCTCCGCATGCCCTACGAACCCGACCCCTCGTTGCCCGGCCACAAAGAAGGGGAACGCGAGGTCCGCCACACCATCATCCAAGTCATCCGCGACCACCTACAGGAGCCGGACGCGGCTACCGCCTGGTGCCTGCATGACTTCAACTTCACTGGCGCGGTCTTCGACGGCGGCACCTTCGATGCCAGCCACTTTCGAGGAAAGATCACCTTCTTCGACGCGAAGTTCAGCAGCGGCACCGTCAGCTTCAGCGGCGCGGAGTTCAGCGGCCCCACCGTCTACTTCGTCGGCGCAGAGTTCAGCGGCGGCACCGTCTACTTCGCCTCCGCGGAGTTCAGCAGCCCCAACGTCTACTTCGACGACGCAACATTCAGCAGCGGCGACGTCTACTTCGACGACGCGACATTCAGCGGCTTTGTCAGCTTTATCGACGCGACGTTCAGCGGCAGCGCCGTCAGCTTCACCGGCGCGACGTTCAGCGCCGGCACCGTCTACTTCGGCGACGCGACGTTCAGCGCCGGCACCGTCCACTTCGGCGTCGCGACATTCAGCGGCAGCACCGTCCACTTTGTCGACTCGACATTCAGCGGCAGCCTCGTCAACTTCAGCGGCGCGACGTTCAGCGGCAGCCTCGTCAACTTCGGGGACGCGGAGTTCAGCGCCGGCACCGTCCACTTCGGCGACGCGACATTCAGCGCCGGCACCGTCAGCTTCGGCGACGCGACGTTCAGCGGCAGCACCGTCAGCTTCACAAGCACGACGTTCAGCGGCAGCACCGTCAGCTTCGGCGACGCGACGCTCAGCGCCGGCACCGTCAGCTTCGGCGACGCGACGTTCAGCGCCGGCACCGTCAGCTTCGGCGGCGCGACGCTCAGCGCCGGCACCGTCAGCTTCGGCGGCGGCACCACTGGCTTCGCCGCCGCCAGGTTCAGCGGTACCACGTTTGAGTGGGGCCCTCTGGCAGTACCGGCGGGCGCCTAGACCGCCGTCGCACTTGTCCCGTCTCAAATGATCTGGTTCGAAACCGCGGCGGTGACCTGGGGCGACCAGAACGGTTGAGACACCTTGGTGGCCGAAAATCTCAGTTGATCTGGACCCTCGCCTATGAATACTGGCTGTCGTCTCGGTTGATCTGGTCTGCTTCCGGCGTTTCGAATGGGACTGGTGGAAGGGCTCGCGAGTATGACCATGCACGATGACCAAGTGGACGTGACCACCGAAACTGTTGCGACCTTGATCCAGGAACAGTTCCCTCAGTGGAGCGGCAAGGAAATCCGACTCCTGCAGTCGACCGGGACGGTCAACGCCGTCTTCCGCATCGGGAACGACCTCTCGGCACGTTTCCCGCTTCGTCTGGCCGGTGCCGCCGAGACGCTGGCGGTTCTGAAGCAGGAAGCCCGGGCGAGCGCGGAGTTGGCGCAGGTGTCTCGGTTCCCCGCCCCGGAACCCGTCGCCCTGGGAGAGCCTGGAGCGGGCTACCCCATGCCGTGGTCAGTCCAGACGTGGCTGCCGGGAACGGTCTCCTCGGACGCCGACCCGAGTGGGTCGGACGCTTTTGCACAGGACCTTGCGGCCTTCATCTCCGCCCTGCGGGAGGCCGAGACGCGGGGGCGGCACTTCAGCGGCGAAGGTCGTGGCGGCGTTCTCACTCACCACGACGGTTGGATGGAGAAGTGCTTCGAGGAGAGCGAGGAGCTGCTCGACGTGCGCCGGCTCCGCCACATGTGGAGCCACCTGCGGGAGTTGCCACGCGCGGGTGCCGACGTGATGAGCCATGGTGACCTGATCCCCGGCAATGTACTGGTCACGGGCGACCGGCTCAGCGGCGTACTCGACACCGGCGGCTTCAGCCCGGCCGACCCCGCGCTGGATCTGGTCAGTGCCTGGCACCTGCTGCAGCAGGGGCCGCGGGAAGTGCTCCGGCGGACACTGGGCTGTGACGATCTCGAGTGGGAGCGCGGCAGGGCATGGGCGTTCCAGCAGGCGATGGGCGCTGTCTGGTACTACGTCGAGAGCAATCCGGCGATGAGCAGGATGGGACGCCGGACACTCGACCGCATCCTGGAGGCGATGGAGTGATGTCGCCCAGGCTGCAGGCCGTGCCCAAGACGATCGCTTGCCTCTCCCGCCGACAGCAGCACCAACGGGACCGGATGAACTGAGACGACGAGCGAATCGGACCAGATCATTTGAGACAAGGACCAGATCGGCTGAGACGGGACAGCACTGCTCAGCTCCGCCTTCGTGGTGGTCGTCGCCGTCCAGAAACCGATCGGTTCCTGGACAACTCCTCACATGCCCCCGACACCGGTATCGATGAGTGCAACAACACTGTCCACCAAGGTTGGCTGGCCGCGAACCGAGCGAGGTAGTCAGTCAGGGGCGTACGGGGAGAGCGTTACGAAACCTTCGGGCATGGCAGACTGCCTCTCGTTGCGGGCAGATATACCGCAACCACTCCTGCACCCGTCTGGGCGCGGGAGTTC
The DNA window shown above is from Streptomyces sp. NBC_01445 and carries:
- a CDS encoding pentapeptide repeat-containing protein — translated: MAVSLRRKREAPRGRYTPNLWPVWFVALVALIAAGALGWVIYHYAYDHFAQAAADQKPPKPVNINDVLKATVTALTLIGAVLAGLYAYRKQLLAEGDAHRADASQLADRYTTAAEQLGHDQAAVRLAGVYALARLADDWAEQRQVCIDVLCAYLRMPYEPDPSLPGHKEGEREVRHTIIQVIRDHLQEPDAATAWCLHDFNFTGAVFDGGTFDASHFRGKITFFDAKFSSGTVSFSGAEFSGPTVYFVGAEFSGGTVYFASAEFSSPNVYFDDATFSSGDVYFDDATFSGFVSFIDATFSGSAVSFTGATFSAGTVYFGDATFSAGTVHFGVATFSGSTVHFVDSTFSGSLVNFSGATFSGSLVNFGDAEFSAGTVHFGDATFSAGTVSFGDATFSGSTVSFTSTTFSGSTVSFGDATLSAGTVSFGDATFSAGTVSFGGATLSAGTVSFGGGTTGFAAARFSGTTFEWGPLAVPAGA
- a CDS encoding aminoglycoside phosphotransferase family protein translates to MTMHDDQVDVTTETVATLIQEQFPQWSGKEIRLLQSTGTVNAVFRIGNDLSARFPLRLAGAAETLAVLKQEARASAELAQVSRFPAPEPVALGEPGAGYPMPWSVQTWLPGTVSSDADPSGSDAFAQDLAAFISALREAETRGRHFSGEGRGGVLTHHDGWMEKCFEESEELLDVRRLRHMWSHLRELPRAGADVMSHGDLIPGNVLVTGDRLSGVLDTGGFSPADPALDLVSAWHLLQQGPREVLRRTLGCDDLEWERGRAWAFQQAMGAVWYYVESNPAMSRMGRRTLDRILEAME